In Pedobacter heparinus DSM 2366, the following are encoded in one genomic region:
- the fabD gene encoding ACP S-malonyltransferase, whose product MKAYIFPGQGAQFSGMGKELYENEAARILFEKANEIIGFRISDIMFSGSEEELKQTKVTQPAIFLHSVILAKTLGDAFNPDMVAGHSLGEFSALVAASALSFEDGLKLVITRANAMQKACELEPSTMAAILGLADEVVENICQEIDAVVVAANYNCPGQIVISGSIEGVDLACQKLTEAGAKRALKLNVGGAFHSPLMEPARLELQEAIEKVTIQAPVCPIYQNVEPVPNTDPQKIKANLITQLTGAVKWTQTIERMIADGADEFIEVGPGNVLQGLVKKVSRAVQTSSASS is encoded by the coding sequence ATGAAAGCATATATATTTCCAGGACAAGGGGCTCAGTTTTCGGGCATGGGTAAGGAACTTTACGAGAATGAAGCAGCGAGGATCTTGTTCGAGAAAGCAAATGAAATTATAGGTTTCCGGATTAGCGACATTATGTTTTCCGGTTCTGAAGAAGAGCTTAAACAAACAAAAGTTACACAGCCGGCCATATTTCTGCATTCTGTAATACTGGCTAAAACGCTGGGCGATGCATTTAATCCGGACATGGTAGCAGGCCACTCTTTGGGAGAGTTTTCGGCACTTGTAGCCGCTTCTGCCCTGTCTTTTGAGGATGGCCTTAAACTGGTCATTACAAGGGCCAATGCCATGCAGAAAGCATGTGAACTGGAACCCTCAACCATGGCCGCTATACTTGGTCTGGCTGATGAGGTCGTTGAAAATATTTGTCAGGAAATTGATGCGGTTGTTGTAGCTGCAAATTACAATTGTCCGGGACAGATCGTAATTTCAGGTAGTATTGAAGGTGTAGATCTGGCCTGCCAGAAACTGACTGAAGCGGGAGCAAAACGCGCATTGAAGCTCAATGTGGGAGGTGCCTTTCACTCTCCGTTAATGGAACCTGCAAGATTAGAACTTCAGGAAGCGATCGAAAAAGTAACCATTCAAGCGCCTGTGTGTCCAATTTATCAGAACGTTGAACCTGTGCCAAATACGGATCCTCAAAAAATAAAGGCCAACCTGATTACCCAGTTGACGGGTGCGGTGAAGTGGACGCAGACCATTGAGCGGATGATTGCGGATGGAGCGGATGAGTTTATTGAAGTTGGCCCGGGAAATGTATTACAAGGCCTGGTAAAAAAGGTGAGCAGAGCAGTGCAGACAAGTTCTGCCAGCAGTTAG
- the folE gene encoding GTP cyclohydrolase I FolE, whose amino-acid sequence MDNHTNHLDEEDNGYIKIDRYNEGKIAAVAHHYKDILGQLGEDPNREGLIKTPERVAKALQYLTHGYDLNPAEILRSAMFKEDYSQMVVVKDIEVFSMCEHHMLPFFGKAHIAYIPNGHIVGLSKIPRIVDAFARRLQVQERLTNEIRDCIQDTLMPAGVAVVIECKHLCMAMRGIQKQNSVTTTSAFTGEFAKDKTRAEFLRLITANLH is encoded by the coding sequence ATGGATAATCATACAAATCATTTAGATGAGGAAGATAATGGCTATATAAAAATAGACCGTTATAACGAAGGCAAAATCGCTGCAGTTGCACATCATTATAAAGACATCCTTGGCCAGCTGGGGGAAGATCCAAACCGTGAAGGTTTAATAAAAACGCCTGAACGCGTAGCTAAGGCCTTACAATATTTAACACATGGTTATGACCTTAACCCTGCAGAGATATTGCGTTCAGCAATGTTTAAAGAAGATTACAGCCAGATGGTTGTGGTAAAGGATATAGAAGTTTTCTCTATGTGCGAACACCATATGCTCCCGTTTTTTGGTAAGGCCCATATTGCTTATATACCAAATGGGCACATTGTAGGCTTAAGTAAAATTCCGCGTATAGTTGATGCCTTTGCAAGAAGACTGCAGGTACAGGAGCGGCTTACCAATGAGATCAGAGATTGTATCCAGGATACGTTAATGCCAGCAGGCGTTGCAGTGGTGATAGAATGCAAGCACTTATGCATGGCAATGAGGGGCATACAAAAACAAAACTCAGTTACCACCACTTCGGCATTTACAGGGGAATTTGCAAAGGACAAAACAAGGGCAGAGTTTTTAAGATTGATCACAGCCAATCTTCACTAA
- a CDS encoding 6-pyruvoyl trahydropterin synthase family protein: MIYITRKASFNAAHKLSRPDWTEAQNTEVYGKCANPNWHGHNYQLYVTVKGEINPETGFLVDLKWLKDITNTYVVDKIDHKNLNLDVNFMKGKLASTENLAIAIWEELVNLIAESGAQLHSIKIYETENNFVEYFGQ, encoded by the coding sequence ATGATTTATATAACCAGAAAAGCATCATTTAACGCAGCACATAAATTGTCAAGGCCCGATTGGACCGAAGCTCAGAATACAGAGGTCTATGGAAAATGTGCCAATCCAAACTGGCATGGGCATAACTATCAGTTGTATGTAACTGTTAAAGGAGAAATTAATCCTGAAACGGGATTTTTGGTAGATCTTAAATGGCTTAAAGACATTACCAATACTTATGTAGTAGATAAAATTGACCATAAAAACCTGAACCTGGATGTCAATTTTATGAAAGGCAAACTTGCTTCAACAGAAAATCTGGCTATTGCCATATGGGAAGAACTGGTAAACCTGATCGCCGAATCGGGAGCGCAGCTGCACAGTATAAAAATTTACGAGACTGAAAATAACTTTGTGGAATATTTCGGTCAATAA